A window of Cetobacterium sp. ZOR0034 genomic DNA:
TTTTCGAAAAAGATAATGTTGAGATAACCAACATGAAAACTATAACCAATTTCTTCATAAGCTTCTTCCTCCAAATAAAAATTTAGGAGTCTCACCTTTACAGGTTCAACTCCTAAATATTATACATTATTTTTCTTTTTTAGCCAAGTAGTCTTCAATAGCTTCTTTTAATGCTTCTTCAGCTAAAACTGAGCAGTGCATTTTTGTTGCTGGTAAACCACCTAAAGCTTCTGCTACAACTTTATTTGTAATTTCTAAAGCTTCGTGAATATCTTTCCCTAAAACCATTTCAGTTGAAACTGATGATGTCGCTATTGCCGATGCGCATCCAAAAGTTCTGAACTTAACGTCTGTTATAACATCATTTTCTATTTTTAAAAATATCTCCATGATATCTCCGCAAGATGGGTTTCCAACTTTTCCGTATCCATCAGGATTTTCCATAGTTCCTACATTTCTAGGATTCATAAAGTGATCCATTACTTTTTCTGTATATTGCATAGTTTTCTCCTTAGTTTTCAATTATTTTATTTTTTATATTCATTCCATAAAGGGGATAACATTCTTAGTTTCTCAATGACTTTTACAACTTGTTCAATTGTATAATCCATCTCTTCTTTTGTATTATACTTTCCTAAGCTAAATCTTATTGTTCCATGAGCAAATTCAGGTTCTATTCCCATTCCTAAAAGAACATGTGACGCTTGAAGTTCATCCGAAGAGCAAGCCGATCCCGAACTCACTGCCACACCTAAATAACTTAAAGATAAAAGAATAGATTCTCCTTCTAAGTACTTAAATGTTATACTTGATGTTCCTGGAAGTCTTTCAACTGATTTTGCATTTACAACAATCTCAGGAACTCTTTTTAAAATTTCAGCTTCAAAATAATCTCTTAATTCTTCTTCTCTTTTTATCTCTTCATTCATGTTCTCGCAGGCAATCTCTAAAGCTTTAGCCATACCTACTACAGCTGGTGTATTTGTTGTCCCAGGTCTAAGTTTTTTTTCTTGACCTCCACCAGTTATAGTTCTAGCTACTCTCACACCTTGTCTTACATAAAGTCCAGCTATACCTTTTGGTCCATGGAACTTATGTGCTGAAAATGTTAGCAAATCCGCTCCTAACTCTTTTGGATAAACTTCTATCTTTCCAACTGTTTGAACAGCATCTACATGCAATATCACTCTATTTTTTTTTGCAATTTCTGAAATCTCTTTTATAGGTTCTACTGTTCCTACTTCATTATTTGCATGCATTACAGAAATTAATATTGTGTCATCTGTTATCGCTTCTTCCAAAGCTTTTACATTGATAACTCCATTTTCATCAACTGGTATAAATGTCACTCTATAACCATCTTGCTCTAAATCTTTAAATGTATTCTTTATTGCTGGGTGTTCTATCGAACTTGTTATTATATGATTTCCTCT
This region includes:
- the nifU gene encoding Fe-S cluster assembly scaffold protein NifU; translation: MQYTEKVMDHFMNPRNVGTMENPDGYGKVGNPSCGDIMEIFLKIENDVITDVKFRTFGCASAIATSSVSTEMVLGKDIHEALEITNKVVAEALGGLPATKMHCSVLAEEALKEAIEDYLAKKEK
- a CDS encoding cysteine desulfurase family protein — protein: MRVYLDNNATTKMDPKVLEAMMPFLTEEYGNAFSMHIFGRETGMAVSESREKIATLLKVKAEEIIFTASGTESDNIAVRGVAKAYKNRGNHIITSSIEHPAIKNTFKDLEQDGYRVTFIPVDENGVINVKALEEAITDDTILISVMHANNEVGTVEPIKEISEIAKKNRVILHVDAVQTVGKIEVYPKELGADLLTFSAHKFHGPKGIAGLYVRQGVRVARTITGGGQEKKLRPGTTNTPAVVGMAKALEIACENMNEEIKREEELRDYFEAEILKRVPEIVVNAKSVERLPGTSSITFKYLEGESILLSLSYLGVAVSSGSACSSDELQASHVLLGMGIEPEFAHGTIRFSLGKYNTKEEMDYTIEQVVKVIEKLRMLSPLWNEYKK